In Anser cygnoides isolate HZ-2024a breed goose chromosome 23, Taihu_goose_T2T_genome, whole genome shotgun sequence, the following are encoded in one genomic region:
- the MASP2 gene encoding mannan-binding lectin serine protease 2 isoform X2 — MNISASAGISMIWLLLLLAVLYGGVTSSIVLQKMYGRITSPDFPNTYPNHKERIWNITVPKGYSIRIYFTHFNLELSYLCEYDYVKLSSGGKTLATLCGKDSTDTEEAPGNKTYLSTDNTLTVMFRSDYSNEKPFTGFEAFYAAEDVDECKELFDGEPLCNHHCHNYVGGYYCSCRIGYTLHENKRTCTAPCQNHFFTERTGEISSPDYPAPYPPLSTCSYNIQVEDGFLITLEFVETFDVETHPEVLCPYDVLKIKTPKKQFGPFCGKTLPAKIETQTSAVNITFITDVSGAHTGWKMKYMAAGLPCPSPEAPPHGHIAPVQAQYTQGDRYALSCDIGYVLLENENVVMSFIAECQKNASWNKPMAKCIIVDCGQPEEMDNGAFTYLTGPEKTTYNAEIQYHCETPFYIMKANSNGKYICSDDGFWKNSKGEITLPVCEPVCGMRRSGTLERIYGGRRAKPGEFPWQVMLITEHGGLGGGSLLYDSWVLTAAHVVVGQRNPSALRIKLGILNKRSDHYEETWAEKIFIHEGYKNDPVDFDNDIALIKLKHKVPISTNITPICLPGKEERFQMKANYMVAVSGWGRTETRSSSVVLLYTELIVISQKECTDAYANKSFNGKPLVVTENMLCAGAEGGGRDACSGDSGGPLVFLDAQTKKWFVVGIVSWALDCAVSGQYGVYTRVTNYIPWIESTISNNS; from the exons ATGAACATTTCAGCTAGCGCTGGGATATCTATGATCTG GCTGCTTCTCTTGCTAGCTGTGCTTTACGGTGGAGTAACCAGCAGCATCGTGCTGCAGAAAATGTACGGGAGGATCACATCTCCTGACTTTCCAAATACCTACCCCAATCACAAGGAGAGAATCTGGAATATTACTGTCCCCAAGGGATATTCCATCCGCATCTACTTCACCCACTTCAACCTGGAGCTGTCCTACCTGTGTGAATACGATTATGTGAAG CTGAGCTCTGGTGGGAAGACCTTGGCTACACTATGTGGAAAGGACAGCACAGACACCGAGGAGGCTCCGGGCAACAAGACATACCTCTCCACTGACAACACCCTCACAGTGATGTTTCGGTCCGACTACTCCAATGAGAAGCCATTCACAGGCTTTGAGGCCTTCTATGCTGCTGAAG ATGTCGATGAGTGCAAAGAGCTGTTTGATGGTGAGCCCCTCTGCAATCATCACTGTCACAACTACGTGGGGGGCTACTATTGCAGCTGTCGGATCGGCTACACGCTGCATGAAAACAAGAGGACGTGCACAG cccCGTGTCAGAACCACTTTTTTACTGAAAGAACCGGAGAGATCTCCAGCCCTGACTATCCGGCACCTTATCCCCCACTCAGCACCTGCAGCTACAACATCCAGGTAGAAGATGGCTTCCTGATCACACTGGAATTCGTGGAGACCTTTGATGTGGAGACACACCCAGAGGTGTTGTGCCCCTATGATGTCCTTAAG ATTAAAACACCCAAAAAGCAATTTGGCCCATTCTGTGGGAAGACTTTGCCTGCAAAAATTGAGACACAAACTAGTGCTGTGAATATTACTTTCATAACTGATGTCTCGGGAGCACACACTGGATGGAAGATGAAGTACATGGCAGCAG GTTTGCCATGCCCCAGTCCTGAAGCACCACCTCATGGTCACATAGCACCGGTGCAAGCGCAGTACACTCAGGGCGACCGCTACGCTCTCTCTTGTGACATCGGATACGTGCTGCTTGAA AATGAAAATGTTGTGATGTCTTTTATAGCGGAATGCCAAAAGAATGCTTCTTGGAACAAACCAATGGCGAAGTGCATCA TTGTTGACTGTGGTCAGCCTGAGGAGATGGACAACGGTGCCTTTACATACCTTACGGGGCCTGAGAAGACCACCTACAATGCTGAAATTCAGTACCACTGTGAAACCCCCTTCTACATCATGAAGGCTAACAGTAACG GTAAATATATATGCAGTGACGACGGATTCTGGAAGAACTCCAAAGGAGAAATAACACTGCCCGTCTGTGAACCAG TTTGTGGAATGCGGAGAAGTGGAACTCTGGAACGCATATACGGAGGAAGGAGAGCCAAGCCTGGAGAATTTCCCTGGCAAGTGATGTTAATTACTGAGCACGGAGGTTTAGGAGGTGGTTCGCTTCTGTACGACAGCTGGGTTTTAACAGCTGCTCACGTTGTAGTTGGGCAGAGAAACCCCTCAGCTTTGAGGATTAAACTAGGGATTTTGAACAAACGTTCAGATCACTATGAAGAAACCTGGGCAGAAAAAATTTTTATTCACGAAGGTTACAAAAATGATCCTGTTGATTTTGACAATGATATTGCATTGATTAAACTGAAACATAAAGTCCCAATCAGTACCAATATTACACCCATTTGTTTaccaggaaaagaagaaagatttcaaatgaaagcaaattacATGGTAGCTGTATCAGGTTGGGGAAGGACTGAGACTAGGAGTTCTTCCGTTGTACTGCTGTACACTGAATTGATAGTTATCAGTCAGAAAGAGTGTACAGATGCATAtgcaaataaatcatttaatgGAAAACCTCTTGTGGTAACAGAAAACATGCTGTGTGCT
- the MASP2 gene encoding mannan-binding lectin serine protease 2 isoform X1: MQIHQKRFLPQGSEQSRLRQESNRMRLLLLLAVLYGGVTSSIVLQKMYGRITSPDFPNTYPNHKERIWNITVPKGYSIRIYFTHFNLELSYLCEYDYVKLSSGGKTLATLCGKDSTDTEEAPGNKTYLSTDNTLTVMFRSDYSNEKPFTGFEAFYAAEDVDECKELFDGEPLCNHHCHNYVGGYYCSCRIGYTLHENKRTCTAPCQNHFFTERTGEISSPDYPAPYPPLSTCSYNIQVEDGFLITLEFVETFDVETHPEVLCPYDVLKIKTPKKQFGPFCGKTLPAKIETQTSAVNITFITDVSGAHTGWKMKYMAAGLPCPSPEAPPHGHIAPVQAQYTQGDRYALSCDIGYVLLENENVVMSFIAECQKNASWNKPMAKCIIVDCGQPEEMDNGAFTYLTGPEKTTYNAEIQYHCETPFYIMKANSNGKYICSDDGFWKNSKGEITLPVCEPVCGMRRSGTLERIYGGRRAKPGEFPWQVMLITEHGGLGGGSLLYDSWVLTAAHVVVGQRNPSALRIKLGILNKRSDHYEETWAEKIFIHEGYKNDPVDFDNDIALIKLKHKVPISTNITPICLPGKEERFQMKANYMVAVSGWGRTETRSSSVVLLYTELIVISQKECTDAYANKSFNGKPLVVTENMLCAGAEGGGRDACSGDSGGPLVFLDAQTKKWFVVGIVSWALDCAVSGQYGVYTRVTNYIPWIESTISNNS; the protein is encoded by the exons ATGCAAATACATCAGAAGAGGTTCCTGCCCCAGGGCTCGGAGCAGAGCAGGCTCAGGCAGGAGAGCAACAGGATGAG GCTGCTTCTCTTGCTAGCTGTGCTTTACGGTGGAGTAACCAGCAGCATCGTGCTGCAGAAAATGTACGGGAGGATCACATCTCCTGACTTTCCAAATACCTACCCCAATCACAAGGAGAGAATCTGGAATATTACTGTCCCCAAGGGATATTCCATCCGCATCTACTTCACCCACTTCAACCTGGAGCTGTCCTACCTGTGTGAATACGATTATGTGAAG CTGAGCTCTGGTGGGAAGACCTTGGCTACACTATGTGGAAAGGACAGCACAGACACCGAGGAGGCTCCGGGCAACAAGACATACCTCTCCACTGACAACACCCTCACAGTGATGTTTCGGTCCGACTACTCCAATGAGAAGCCATTCACAGGCTTTGAGGCCTTCTATGCTGCTGAAG ATGTCGATGAGTGCAAAGAGCTGTTTGATGGTGAGCCCCTCTGCAATCATCACTGTCACAACTACGTGGGGGGCTACTATTGCAGCTGTCGGATCGGCTACACGCTGCATGAAAACAAGAGGACGTGCACAG cccCGTGTCAGAACCACTTTTTTACTGAAAGAACCGGAGAGATCTCCAGCCCTGACTATCCGGCACCTTATCCCCCACTCAGCACCTGCAGCTACAACATCCAGGTAGAAGATGGCTTCCTGATCACACTGGAATTCGTGGAGACCTTTGATGTGGAGACACACCCAGAGGTGTTGTGCCCCTATGATGTCCTTAAG ATTAAAACACCCAAAAAGCAATTTGGCCCATTCTGTGGGAAGACTTTGCCTGCAAAAATTGAGACACAAACTAGTGCTGTGAATATTACTTTCATAACTGATGTCTCGGGAGCACACACTGGATGGAAGATGAAGTACATGGCAGCAG GTTTGCCATGCCCCAGTCCTGAAGCACCACCTCATGGTCACATAGCACCGGTGCAAGCGCAGTACACTCAGGGCGACCGCTACGCTCTCTCTTGTGACATCGGATACGTGCTGCTTGAA AATGAAAATGTTGTGATGTCTTTTATAGCGGAATGCCAAAAGAATGCTTCTTGGAACAAACCAATGGCGAAGTGCATCA TTGTTGACTGTGGTCAGCCTGAGGAGATGGACAACGGTGCCTTTACATACCTTACGGGGCCTGAGAAGACCACCTACAATGCTGAAATTCAGTACCACTGTGAAACCCCCTTCTACATCATGAAGGCTAACAGTAACG GTAAATATATATGCAGTGACGACGGATTCTGGAAGAACTCCAAAGGAGAAATAACACTGCCCGTCTGTGAACCAG TTTGTGGAATGCGGAGAAGTGGAACTCTGGAACGCATATACGGAGGAAGGAGAGCCAAGCCTGGAGAATTTCCCTGGCAAGTGATGTTAATTACTGAGCACGGAGGTTTAGGAGGTGGTTCGCTTCTGTACGACAGCTGGGTTTTAACAGCTGCTCACGTTGTAGTTGGGCAGAGAAACCCCTCAGCTTTGAGGATTAAACTAGGGATTTTGAACAAACGTTCAGATCACTATGAAGAAACCTGGGCAGAAAAAATTTTTATTCACGAAGGTTACAAAAATGATCCTGTTGATTTTGACAATGATATTGCATTGATTAAACTGAAACATAAAGTCCCAATCAGTACCAATATTACACCCATTTGTTTaccaggaaaagaagaaagatttcaaatgaaagcaaattacATGGTAGCTGTATCAGGTTGGGGAAGGACTGAGACTAGGAGTTCTTCCGTTGTACTGCTGTACACTGAATTGATAGTTATCAGTCAGAAAGAGTGTACAGATGCATAtgcaaataaatcatttaatgGAAAACCTCTTGTGGTAACAGAAAACATGCTGTGTGCT
- the MASP2 gene encoding mannan-binding lectin serine protease 2 isoform X4: protein MQIHQKRFLPQGSEQSRLRQESNRMRLLLLLAVLYGGVTSSIVLQKMYGRITSPDFPNTYPNHKERIWNITVPKGYSIRIYFTHFNLELSYLCEYDYVKLSSGGKTLATLCGKDSTDTEEAPGNKTYLSTDNTLTVMFRSDYSNEKPFTGFEAFYAAEDVDECKELFDGEPLCNHHCHNYVGGYYCSCRIGYTLHENKRTCTA from the exons ATGCAAATACATCAGAAGAGGTTCCTGCCCCAGGGCTCGGAGCAGAGCAGGCTCAGGCAGGAGAGCAACAGGATGAG GCTGCTTCTCTTGCTAGCTGTGCTTTACGGTGGAGTAACCAGCAGCATCGTGCTGCAGAAAATGTACGGGAGGATCACATCTCCTGACTTTCCAAATACCTACCCCAATCACAAGGAGAGAATCTGGAATATTACTGTCCCCAAGGGATATTCCATCCGCATCTACTTCACCCACTTCAACCTGGAGCTGTCCTACCTGTGTGAATACGATTATGTGAAG CTGAGCTCTGGTGGGAAGACCTTGGCTACACTATGTGGAAAGGACAGCACAGACACCGAGGAGGCTCCGGGCAACAAGACATACCTCTCCACTGACAACACCCTCACAGTGATGTTTCGGTCCGACTACTCCAATGAGAAGCCATTCACAGGCTTTGAGGCCTTCTATGCTGCTGAAG ATGTCGATGAGTGCAAAGAGCTGTTTGATGGTGAGCCCCTCTGCAATCATCACTGTCACAACTACGTGGGGGGCTACTATTGCAGCTGTCGGATCGGCTACACGCTGCATGAAAACAAGAGGACGTGCACAG cGTGA